The following proteins are encoded in a genomic region of Vibrio spartinae:
- a CDS encoding maltoporin, producing MKKAILTVAILSALSATQAFAVDFSGYVRAGIGANSDGGGTKGGDEFNKTKLGRLGNEFDTYSEIGLGQELFNEDGRSMYFQSMIEMSSDGNLESENSKDDSANFGIKQLNIQAKGYIPALPDAVIWAGKRFYQRHDIHIIDTKYWNVSGYGAGIENMKLDTGAVSAAVIRADNELATWNGGKKTSHGDLNTYYLDLRYAGFSPWEGSWTEFGVDYAIVNPTDKQKELTENFDNGLMLTAELSQNFSLGYNKFVLQYMDKGLAQNAISQGGGWYDIWSGDVSHAKGFRFISTGDVNLSKNVVIDHVLTYGNVKDHGDGLDKETLFSFVARPTYIWSPYNKTMLEVGYFDQDKTKDSGSEEKFSGTKFTLAHAISAGESFFARPEIRFFVTYLKDDEGKSFDNNKRNNTFNYGVQVEAWW from the coding sequence ATGAAAAAAGCAATATTGACAGTCGCTATTTTAAGCGCTTTATCTGCCACTCAAGCTTTCGCAGTCGATTTTAGTGGTTATGTCCGGGCTGGTATCGGTGCGAATTCTGATGGGGGGGGGACGAAAGGTGGCGATGAGTTTAACAAAACGAAATTAGGCCGCTTGGGGAATGAATTTGATACCTATTCTGAAATTGGTTTAGGGCAAGAGTTATTCAATGAAGACGGCCGGTCAATGTATTTTCAAAGTATGATTGAAATGTCGTCAGACGGAAACCTTGAATCTGAAAACAGCAAAGATGACAGTGCCAATTTTGGCATTAAACAGTTAAATATTCAGGCAAAGGGCTATATTCCGGCGTTACCTGATGCTGTTATCTGGGCGGGGAAACGTTTTTATCAGCGTCATGATATCCACATTATTGATACTAAATACTGGAATGTTTCCGGTTATGGTGCCGGTATTGAAAATATGAAGCTAGATACCGGTGCGGTGTCAGCCGCAGTCATCCGCGCCGATAATGAGTTGGCCACATGGAATGGTGGTAAGAAAACCAGTCACGGTGATCTGAATACCTATTACTTAGATTTACGCTACGCAGGATTTAGCCCATGGGAAGGTTCGTGGACTGAGTTCGGTGTTGACTATGCGATTGTGAATCCAACCGATAAACAAAAAGAGTTGACGGAAAATTTCGACAACGGTTTGATGTTAACCGCTGAACTGAGTCAGAACTTTTCATTGGGTTATAACAAGTTTGTCTTGCAATACATGGACAAAGGGCTGGCACAAAATGCTATCTCGCAAGGCGGTGGATGGTATGACATCTGGAGTGGTGATGTGAGTCATGCAAAAGGCTTTCGTTTCATCAGTACCGGTGATGTGAACTTAAGCAAGAATGTCGTGATCGATCATGTCCTTACTTACGGTAACGTGAAAGATCATGGTGACGGGCTCGATAAGGAAACATTGTTCTCATTTGTCGCGCGTCCGACCTATATCTGGTCGCCATACAACAAAACCATGTTAGAAGTCGGTTACTTTGACCAAGATAAAACGAAGGACTCAGGTTCTGAAGAGAAGTTTAGCGGTACAAAATTCACGCTTGCCCATGCCATCTCTGCCGGTGAATCTTTCTTCGCTCGTCCCGAAATTCGCTTCTTCGTGACTTATTTGAAAGATGATGAAGGAAAATCTTTTGACAACAACAAGCGTAACAACACGTTCAACTACGGTGTGCAAGTCGAAGCTTGGTGGTAA
- a CDS encoding beta-galactosidase, whose protein sequence is MNYKKHIIPKIKGLLHGADYNPEQWLDRPDILAKDIELMKQTQCNVMSVGIFSWSALEPVEGAFQFEWLDNVLDTLADNGISVFLATPSGARPAWLSARYPDVLRVNSARVKQLHGERHNHCYSSPNYREKVAIINTQLAERYSHHPAVIGWHVSNEYGGDCHCHYCQAEFRGWLQNKYGSLHNLNQLWWSAFWSHTYTSWEQIESPSPIGENSVHALKLDWKRFCTDRVANFCEHEIAPLKSINPDLPTTANFMEYFYDYNYWALAKSIDVVSWDSYPLWHRDRDEVALACYIGMYHDLMRTLKNQPFLLMESTPSQTNWQPITKLKKDGVHLLSSLQAVAHGSDSVQYFQWRKSRGSVEKFHGAVIDHVGHANTRTGREVTAVGEYLQQINAVAGTGTQAEVAIVFDWENRWAMDDASGPRNEGLNYEQTVCDHYRGFWQQGISCDIIEQLCDFTPYKVIVAPMLYLIKPGVAERLAAFVEQGGILVATYWSGIVDHNDLCFLGGFPGGEGSSLRRTFGIWAEEIDSLYDHERVAFAMEVHSGLGFSGEFQAKHLMEHIHLETAEALAYYREDLFEGCPAITKNQVGKGCAYYIAARTGTEFNQLFYTALTHLHGIRKPIDNIPYGVSVTTREDEQSRYLFMMNFMDEQQTVNIPHGQWINVNTGDAVQENIMIQPYQVIVIKNNK, encoded by the coding sequence ATGAATTATAAAAAACATATTATTCCCAAGATAAAAGGTTTGCTCCATGGGGCTGATTACAACCCTGAGCAGTGGCTAGACAGGCCGGATATTTTAGCCAAAGACATTGAACTGATGAAGCAGACACAATGTAACGTGATGTCGGTCGGTATATTTAGTTGGTCCGCGCTTGAACCGGTTGAAGGGGCGTTTCAGTTTGAATGGCTGGATAACGTCCTTGATACCTTGGCAGACAATGGCATTTCTGTGTTTCTGGCAACACCAAGTGGCGCTCGTCCTGCTTGGTTGTCGGCGCGATACCCTGACGTGCTTCGGGTCAACAGTGCACGGGTGAAACAGTTGCATGGCGAACGACATAACCATTGTTACAGCTCGCCAAACTATCGCGAGAAAGTGGCAATCATCAATACGCAATTGGCAGAACGTTACAGCCACCATCCTGCGGTGATCGGCTGGCACGTCTCCAATGAATATGGTGGCGATTGTCACTGTCATTACTGCCAGGCTGAGTTTCGGGGGTGGCTGCAAAACAAGTACGGCTCGCTCCACAATCTGAATCAGCTGTGGTGGAGTGCTTTCTGGAGCCATACGTATACCAGTTGGGAACAAATTGAGTCACCATCTCCGATTGGAGAGAACTCCGTGCACGCACTGAAACTGGATTGGAAACGGTTCTGTACGGACCGGGTCGCCAACTTCTGCGAGCATGAAATTGCACCGCTGAAGTCGATCAATCCGGATCTACCGACCACGGCAAACTTTATGGAGTATTTTTACGATTACAACTATTGGGCGCTGGCGAAGTCAATTGATGTCGTTTCTTGGGACAGTTATCCGCTATGGCACCGTGACCGCGATGAGGTTGCACTCGCTTGCTATATCGGGATGTACCATGATTTGATGCGTACCCTGAAAAACCAGCCGTTTTTACTGATGGAATCAACCCCAAGTCAAACTAACTGGCAGCCGATTACGAAACTCAAAAAAGACGGTGTTCATTTACTGTCTTCATTACAAGCTGTGGCGCATGGTTCTGATTCTGTTCAGTATTTTCAGTGGCGAAAAAGCCGTGGTTCTGTTGAGAAGTTTCATGGAGCCGTGATTGATCATGTGGGGCATGCTAATACGCGTACCGGCCGGGAAGTGACCGCTGTCGGTGAGTATCTGCAACAGATCAATGCTGTCGCGGGAACCGGCACGCAGGCGGAAGTTGCGATTGTTTTTGATTGGGAAAACCGTTGGGCAATGGATGATGCTTCAGGCCCTCGCAATGAAGGGCTGAACTATGAACAAACCGTGTGTGATCATTACCGGGGTTTTTGGCAGCAAGGAATCAGTTGCGACATCATTGAACAGCTCTGTGACTTTACGCCTTACAAAGTCATTGTTGCACCGATGCTGTACCTCATCAAACCGGGTGTTGCTGAACGTCTGGCAGCGTTTGTTGAGCAGGGCGGCATATTAGTCGCAACGTATTGGAGTGGCATTGTTGATCACAATGATCTGTGCTTTTTGGGTGGCTTCCCCGGCGGAGAAGGGAGTTCACTGCGGCGCACATTCGGCATTTGGGCTGAAGAGATTGATTCACTCTATGACCATGAGCGCGTTGCATTTGCCATGGAAGTGCATTCCGGTCTTGGTTTTAGCGGTGAATTTCAGGCCAAGCACTTAATGGAACATATTCATTTAGAGACGGCAGAAGCACTGGCTTATTACCGCGAGGATCTATTTGAGGGTTGCCCGGCCATCACGAAAAATCAAGTCGGTAAAGGTTGCGCTTATTATATTGCCGCCCGCACTGGAACAGAATTCAACCAGTTATTCTATACCGCACTTACGCATTTACATGGGATTCGCAAGCCCATTGACAATATTCCTTACGGTGTGTCAGTGACAACGCGTGAAGATGAACAGTCGCGCTATTTATTTATGATGAACTTTATGGATGAACAGCAAACTGTGAATATTCCACACGGGCAATGGATTAATGTCAATACAGGTGATGCAGTTCAGGAGAATATAATGATTCAACCTTATCAAGTCATCGTTATCAAAAATAATAAATAA
- a CDS encoding glycoside hydrolase family 53 protein yields the protein MNRKLKVALISAAVALAGCQSANSSANHRADMNADSGDVVITAPHLSADFIRGMDISMLPEIEKLGGKYYQNGHQEDLVNILKENGVNSIRARLWVDPMSASGEVFGGGNNTLERAIELGQRAQENGMSFLLDIHYSDFWADPKQQQKPKAWQQLTFEHLTEKVYDYTAYVMKALHAKGVVPDMVQVGNELNSGMLWPDGKSWGQDGKEFDRLSRLLKSGIQAVHDNDSGKDIKIMLHLAEAGDNGLFHWWFDEITKRSVDFDVIGMSYYPWWHGPIDKVKANMNDVIRRYHKPIVLVETAFPFTAENGDSLSNSYAGSGPIEGYSVSIKGQAQYLADIMTLLNELPDGQGLGLYYWEPAWLPIDGATWSTKAGMKYSGNKGDMGNSWENQALFDFEGNALPSLKVFKGQ from the coding sequence ATGAATAGAAAATTAAAGGTTGCACTCATTAGTGCGGCAGTGGCTCTGGCTGGCTGTCAATCCGCGAATTCATCGGCTAATCATCGTGCTGATATGAATGCCGACTCAGGGGATGTGGTGATCACTGCGCCACACCTGAGCGCTGATTTTATCCGGGGTATGGATATTTCTATGTTGCCTGAAATAGAAAAGTTAGGCGGGAAATATTACCAAAATGGTCATCAGGAAGATCTGGTCAACATATTAAAAGAAAATGGGGTGAATTCGATCCGCGCACGTTTATGGGTTGACCCGATGTCTGCCAGTGGTGAAGTGTTCGGTGGCGGGAATAATACGTTAGAACGAGCCATCGAGCTTGGTCAACGCGCACAGGAAAACGGCATGTCATTCCTGCTTGATATTCATTACAGCGATTTCTGGGCGGATCCGAAGCAGCAACAAAAACCCAAAGCGTGGCAGCAACTGACATTTGAGCATCTGACTGAGAAAGTCTACGACTACACCGCATATGTGATGAAAGCACTCCACGCCAAAGGTGTTGTGCCAGACATGGTTCAGGTCGGTAACGAGTTAAATAGCGGGATGCTATGGCCTGACGGCAAGAGTTGGGGGCAAGATGGCAAAGAGTTCGACCGCCTGTCACGTCTTTTGAAATCCGGCATTCAAGCCGTGCATGATAACGACAGTGGTAAAGACATCAAAATCATGTTGCATCTCGCGGAAGCGGGGGACAACGGCCTGTTCCACTGGTGGTTTGATGAAATCACCAAACGCAGCGTCGATTTTGATGTGATTGGTATGTCTTACTACCCGTGGTGGCATGGACCCATCGATAAAGTCAAAGCCAATATGAATGATGTGATCCGTCGCTATCACAAGCCGATCGTATTGGTGGAAACGGCTTTTCCTTTTACCGCTGAAAATGGGGACTCACTCAGTAACAGCTACGCCGGATCAGGCCCGATTGAAGGGTACAGCGTCTCAATCAAGGGTCAGGCACAATACTTGGCTGACATCATGACGCTGTTGAATGAACTGCCTGATGGACAAGGTTTGGGTCTCTATTACTGGGAGCCGGCATGGTTACCGATTGATGGTGCAACTTGGTCCACGAAAGCCGGCATGAAATATAGTGGCAACAAAGGGGACATGGGGAACTCATGGGAAAACCAAGCGCTGTTTGATTTTGAAGGTAATGCTTTACCGTCATTGAAAGTATTTAAAGGTCAATAA
- a CDS encoding sugar ABC transporter permease, with amino-acid sequence MSIKRNNMSIKRSNRIRLTLSYGLILLVSVIIIYPLVWTVGASFYPGNSIMGESIFPDNPTLSHYATLFANDKVAYLTWFWNSLKISFLTMVLTLICVSCTSYAFSRFRFKGRKNGLMLFLLLQMIPQFSALIAIFVLAQMLGLINSHLALVLVYVGGMIPMNTYLMKGYLDAIPKDLDESAKMDGASHIRIFLEIILPISKPIIAVVALFSFTGPLGDFILATTILRTPENYTLPIGLYNLVVEKMGASYTTYAAGAVLISIPVALLYLSLQKYFVSGLTAGSTKG; translated from the coding sequence ATGAGTATTAAACGCAATAATATGAGTATTAAACGTAGTAATCGCATTCGACTGACTTTGAGCTACGGCCTGATCCTGTTGGTATCGGTGATCATTATTTACCCATTAGTGTGGACGGTTGGCGCGTCATTCTATCCGGGCAACAGCATCATGGGAGAATCCATTTTTCCGGATAACCCAACGCTGAGCCACTATGCCACGCTGTTTGCCAATGACAAAGTCGCCTATCTGACTTGGTTTTGGAATAGTTTGAAAATCAGCTTTTTGACCATGGTTCTCACGCTGATCTGTGTGTCCTGTACATCCTATGCTTTCTCACGATTTCGCTTTAAGGGCAGAAAAAATGGTCTGATGTTGTTTCTTCTGTTGCAGATGATCCCTCAATTCTCGGCCTTGATTGCGATATTTGTTCTGGCACAGATGTTGGGTTTGATTAATAGCCATCTTGCATTAGTGCTGGTTTATGTCGGCGGGATGATCCCGATGAATACATATTTAATGAAAGGGTACTTAGACGCTATACCAAAGGATCTGGATGAATCGGCCAAAATGGATGGTGCCAGTCATATTCGTATTTTTCTGGAAATTATATTACCTATTTCCAAACCGATTATTGCGGTGGTCGCATTATTCTCTTTCACGGGGCCATTAGGCGACTTTATTCTCGCAACCACGATTTTAAGAACACCGGAAAATTATACCTTGCCGATCGGTTTATATAATTTGGTCGTGGAAAAAATGGGCGCAAGTTATACCACATATGCCGCAGGTGCCGTCCTGATTTCAATCCCTGTCGCGCTGCTCTATCTATCACTACAAAAATACTTTGTATCTGGCTTAACAGCAGGTAGTACGAAAGGCTAA
- a CDS encoding carbohydrate ABC transporter permease, with product MSEHFKHDSGLYRSHRLTASILALIPGFGQFYNRQFVKGMMFFILLTSFYAVTRDFISHGMWGLVTLGENLPEDNSVFLLAHGIIAALVVVFGLVVYVLSINDAYKNGQLFDQGRPLNSLRVQYRNIINAGFPYLMISPGFILLVFVVVFPIIFGFAIGFTNYNLYNSPPAKLVDWIGLKNFFNIFHINLWRNTFIDVLQWTVVWTLVASTLQCTVGVLLAILVNQKDLKFKPLIRTIFILPWAVPGFVTILIFTGMFNDSFGVINNVILDFFGIEPRAWLTDPFWTKIALIMIQTWLGFPFVFAMTTGVLQAIPGDLYEAATMDGASKFQQLRTITLPLVLYSIAPILITQYTFNFNNFNIIYLFNNGGPAVIGSNAGGTDILVSWIYKLTMSSSQYGVASAITLLLSIFVVGIALWQFRMTKSFKEEAR from the coding sequence ATGAGTGAACATTTTAAGCATGACTCGGGACTATATCGATCCCACCGATTGACGGCCTCCATACTTGCGTTAATCCCCGGTTTTGGCCAGTTCTATAACCGCCAGTTTGTCAAAGGCATGATGTTTTTCATCTTGCTCACGAGTTTTTATGCCGTCACGCGTGACTTTATTTCCCACGGTATGTGGGGGCTGGTCACACTGGGTGAAAACCTCCCTGAAGACAACTCAGTTTTCCTGCTCGCACATGGGATTATCGCTGCGCTTGTGGTGGTATTTGGTTTAGTCGTGTATGTCCTGAGTATCAATGATGCCTATAAAAACGGCCAGTTGTTTGATCAAGGCCGCCCGCTGAACTCATTGCGCGTTCAGTACCGCAATATCATCAATGCCGGTTTTCCTTATCTGATGATCAGCCCCGGTTTTATCCTCTTAGTCTTTGTGGTTGTGTTTCCGATTATCTTCGGTTTTGCCATTGGTTTTACCAACTACAACCTGTACAACTCACCACCTGCGAAACTGGTTGACTGGATTGGGTTAAAGAACTTCTTCAACATTTTCCATATTAATTTATGGCGCAATACTTTTATTGATGTCTTGCAGTGGACGGTCGTCTGGACGCTAGTTGCATCAACGCTGCAATGTACCGTCGGGGTTCTGTTGGCGATTCTGGTGAATCAGAAAGACCTTAAATTTAAGCCATTGATCCGGACTATCTTTATTCTGCCTTGGGCGGTACCGGGCTTTGTGACCATTCTTATTTTTACCGGGATGTTTAACGACAGCTTTGGCGTGATCAACAATGTGATTCTCGACTTCTTCGGTATTGAACCGAGAGCTTGGCTGACCGACCCATTCTGGACCAAAATTGCGCTGATCATGATTCAGACCTGGCTCGGTTTCCCGTTTGTCTTTGCCATGACAACCGGGGTGTTACAGGCGATCCCCGGTGATCTGTATGAAGCGGCCACGATGGACGGTGCGAGTAAATTTCAACAGTTAAGAACTATCACATTACCGCTGGTACTGTATTCCATTGCACCGATTCTGATCACGCAATACACGTTTAACTTCAATAACTTCAATATTATTTATCTGTTTAACAATGGTGGTCCTGCGGTTATTGGGAGTAATGCGGGCGGCACCGATATCTTAGTGTCATGGATTTATAAATTGACGATGTCTTCATCGCAATACGGGGTGGCATCTGCAATTACCTTGCTACTGTCAATTTTCGTAGTCGGTATTGCGCTGTGGCAATTCCGGATGACCAAGTCATTCAAAGAAGAGGCGAGATAA
- a CDS encoding extracellular solute-binding protein, whose translation MNNNKFSKKISALAVTALFCSPMVLAQQSLLVWEDIQKSFGNEEAVAAFEKQHDVNVKVLEMPYGGQVESLRMDGPAGTGPDVVLIPHDQIGGAVIQGLLAPVQVDKAVTDTFTQSSIDALTYNGVLYGLPKSVETLFMVYNKDLIAKLPDTMDEIFELSKTFRKENKYGLLAKWDELYYTYGILNGMGGDIFGKKADGSYDPDKILLNTPGAIEGAKFIQKFYQSKVFPTGIIGNNGLNAIDSLFTSGKAAIVETGPWSLQPYKEAGINYGVAPLPKLPSGQPMGSFMGVKSYSISTFSKNKPLAQAFITFINNYENAKHRFELTGEVPAVKKLVNDPVIKNDPGASAVAIQSIHATSMPSIPEMNEVWGPANSALQLIATNKQDPKSALDSAVESIQMQIEANHAMMGQ comes from the coding sequence ATGAATAATAATAAATTTAGTAAAAAAATATCTGCTCTCGCAGTGACGGCTCTATTCTGTTCGCCAATGGTGTTGGCGCAGCAATCCTTATTAGTCTGGGAAGACATTCAAAAGTCTTTTGGTAATGAAGAAGCAGTTGCAGCATTTGAGAAACAACACGATGTGAACGTGAAAGTGCTTGAAATGCCATACGGTGGTCAGGTTGAATCTCTGCGTATGGACGGCCCGGCGGGTACCGGTCCTGACGTTGTTTTGATTCCCCATGATCAGATTGGCGGGGCCGTTATTCAGGGGCTGCTTGCTCCGGTTCAGGTCGATAAAGCGGTTACCGATACCTTTACGCAATCTTCGATTGATGCATTGACATATAATGGTGTGCTCTACGGCTTGCCAAAGTCGGTTGAAACATTATTTATGGTGTACAACAAAGACCTTATTGCGAAGCTCCCGGATACGATGGACGAGATATTTGAGCTGTCGAAGACGTTTCGCAAGGAAAATAAATACGGTTTGTTAGCTAAATGGGATGAGCTTTATTACACCTATGGCATTTTAAACGGGATGGGGGGCGATATTTTCGGTAAAAAAGCCGACGGTTCTTACGACCCCGATAAAATATTACTGAACACTCCCGGGGCGATAGAAGGCGCAAAATTCATTCAGAAGTTCTACCAGTCGAAAGTCTTTCCGACGGGCATTATTGGCAATAACGGACTGAATGCTATTGATTCATTATTCACTTCGGGCAAAGCCGCGATTGTTGAAACGGGCCCTTGGTCGCTCCAGCCGTATAAAGAAGCGGGCATCAACTACGGTGTCGCACCACTTCCGAAATTGCCATCTGGTCAGCCAATGGGATCATTTATGGGGGTGAAGAGTTACAGCATTTCCACCTTCTCGAAAAACAAACCACTCGCGCAAGCATTTATTACGTTCATCAATAATTATGAGAATGCCAAGCACCGCTTTGAGCTGACCGGTGAGGTTCCGGCCGTGAAAAAATTGGTGAACGATCCAGTCATCAAAAATGACCCGGGTGCAAGTGCGGTCGCGATTCAGTCCATCCACGCGACTTCAATGCCTTCCATTCCAGAAATGAATGAAGTCTGGGGACCAGCCAACAGCGCCTTGCAGTTGATTGCGACCAATAAACAAGATCCGAAAAGTGCACTCGACTCTGCGGTAGAAAGCATCCAAATGCAAATTGAAGCGAACCACGCAATGATGGGTCAATAA
- a CDS encoding ABC transporter ATP-binding protein, translating to MSSIQLSNVVKRFDDTQTIHNVNLSIEEGEFVVFVGPSGCGKSTLLRMIAGLEDISDGAISISGNIVNDTPPSERGVAMVFQSYALYPHMTVAENMGYSLKVNKVPKEEREKKVQLVGKALQLEHLLDRKPAQLSGGQRQRVAIGRAIVRDPKVFLFDEPLSNLDAELRVDMRLHIAKLHQELKSTMVYVTHDQVEAMTLADKIVVLRDGKVEQVGSPMALYHHPVNRFVAGFIGSPKMNFLPCTVEGWDETSLTVTLDVGRSITLPIKTAQIEIGKTLTLGIRPEHLTTSSDMITLAFQCEVVERLGGMTYIFGQCGGVDDFKYLHHGDTEVQPGESISLFTSPSHLHIFEPDGSVIKFDSVQSMH from the coding sequence ATGTCTTCGATTCAATTATCCAATGTCGTAAAACGTTTTGACGATACCCAAACCATTCACAACGTAAACTTGTCGATAGAAGAAGGTGAATTTGTGGTATTTGTCGGTCCATCTGGTTGCGGGAAATCGACGCTGTTGCGGATGATCGCCGGTCTGGAAGATATCAGTGATGGCGCTATCTCTATTTCAGGAAATATTGTGAACGACACGCCCCCGTCAGAGCGAGGCGTCGCCATGGTATTTCAATCTTATGCGCTCTACCCGCATATGACTGTTGCAGAAAATATGGGGTACTCGTTAAAGGTGAACAAAGTGCCAAAAGAAGAGCGTGAGAAAAAAGTGCAACTGGTCGGTAAAGCACTCCAGTTGGAACATCTGCTTGATCGTAAACCGGCCCAACTGTCAGGCGGGCAGCGCCAGCGCGTTGCCATCGGCCGGGCAATTGTCAGAGATCCCAAAGTCTTTTTATTTGATGAGCCGCTCTCAAACCTTGATGCTGAATTACGTGTAGACATGCGCCTGCACATTGCAAAATTACACCAAGAACTGAAGTCAACCATGGTCTACGTCACGCACGATCAAGTCGAAGCCATGACACTAGCAGATAAAATCGTGGTACTGCGTGATGGAAAAGTTGAGCAAGTAGGGTCACCGATGGCGCTGTACCATCACCCAGTAAACCGATTTGTTGCCGGATTTATCGGCTCGCCTAAAATGAATTTTCTGCCTTGTACTGTTGAAGGCTGGGATGAAACCAGCTTAACGGTGACGCTGGATGTCGGTCGTTCAATCACCTTACCGATCAAAACCGCGCAAATTGAAATCGGCAAAACACTCACATTAGGGATTCGGCCTGAACACCTCACAACAAGTTCGGATATGATCACGCTCGCATTCCAGTGTGAAGTAGTTGAGAGACTGGGAGGCATGACGTACATCTTTGGCCAATGTGGCGGTGTGGATGACTTTAAGTACCTCCATCATGGGGATACAGAGGTACAGCCGGGTGAGTCAATTTCGTTATTTACATCACCTTCCCATTTACACATTTTTGAACCTGATGGAAGCGTCATAAAATTTGATTCTGTACAATCAATGCATTAA
- a CDS encoding LacI family DNA-binding transcriptional regulator, protein MATLKDIAQRANISTSTISRFLNEDPTLSVSEDKKRAILEAVESLGYQSPKRSKKQFIHHEAPKTNEPVGAHVVMLNFLTPTQEIDDPYFTSIRAGIQNRCLEKGIDLRTLHLDQVDTNLKLIENSPALIAVGHFADHVVDTLYKANRNIIFVDSNPLGSKTDAVLIDRFALSEEVMQNILKNRCKRPAFIGNNEERLHVFRKVTKENGLYHETLCKVSKEYCIESGYQAMKEMLRLDELPDVVYAATDMVAVGVYRAIYECGLTIPGDIQVIGTNDISSARHMSPSLTTMRLFPFEMGEIAIDMFIEKMAGRPYKKTVLFGHEFIWRDSFKMA, encoded by the coding sequence TTGGCTACACTTAAAGACATTGCACAAAGAGCTAACATTTCTACTTCTACGATTTCGCGCTTTCTGAACGAAGACCCGACTTTATCCGTCAGTGAAGATAAAAAGCGGGCGATTTTGGAAGCCGTCGAGTCACTGGGTTATCAATCCCCCAAACGGAGTAAAAAACAGTTTATTCATCATGAAGCCCCCAAAACAAATGAGCCGGTTGGCGCACATGTGGTGATGTTGAACTTTTTAACCCCCACACAAGAAATTGACGACCCGTATTTCACTTCGATTCGTGCTGGTATTCAAAATCGCTGCTTAGAAAAAGGCATTGATTTAAGAACACTCCATTTAGATCAAGTCGATACTAATCTCAAACTTATAGAAAACTCCCCTGCCCTGATCGCGGTCGGACATTTCGCCGACCATGTTGTCGATACATTATATAAAGCGAACCGCAATATTATTTTTGTTGATTCGAATCCCTTGGGCAGCAAAACAGATGCCGTTCTAATTGACCGGTTCGCCTTATCCGAAGAAGTGATGCAGAATATATTAAAAAACCGCTGCAAACGTCCTGCTTTTATCGGCAATAATGAAGAACGCTTGCATGTTTTTCGGAAAGTGACCAAAGAAAACGGCTTGTATCACGAGACGTTATGTAAAGTCAGTAAAGAATATTGCATCGAATCCGGATATCAAGCGATGAAAGAAATGTTACGCCTCGATGAACTGCCTGATGTGGTTTACGCTGCGACAGATATGGTTGCTGTCGGTGTTTATCGCGCCATTTATGAGTGTGGGCTAACCATTCCGGGAGACATACAAGTCATCGGAACCAATGATATCTCGTCAGCCCGGCACATGAGTCCAAGCCTGACAACAATGAGACTATTTCCGTTTGAAATGGGAGAAATAGCAATCGATATGTTTATTGAGAAAATGGCTGGCAGGCCGTATAAAAAAACGGTTTTATTTGGTCATGAATTTATATGGCGGGACAGTTTTAAAATGGCATAA